DNA from Sulfurimonas gotlandica GD1:
GGCACTTCTTCGTGAGGAGTATAGTGCTACAGATTCTTCTCTTCGTGAGATGAATACTTTGATAGATTTAATATCTTTAGACGAATATGATCGTATTAAAAATCGTTCACTTTTAGAAGATGGTTCAAATTTGCTTAATGAAAATATTATTGATTATGAAGAGATGCTGAATCCTTTTGGTGGAATTTCAAGAGCATTTTATATTGTAGATGATGTTCTTCAAAGTATTATTCATCCACAAAAGAACAAAAAAGTTCGTCGCTTAAAACTGAATGCTCTTATAGAAGAGCAGGATATTTTTGAGCTTATAGAACCAGAAACATCTTTAGAAGATGTGGTACTTGCAAAAGAGACTCAGACTACACTTGAAAACCTGATGCGTCAAGTTGATAAAGAGGTAATAAGTCGTCTTGTCGAGTGGGGCATAAAAGATAAAAAAAGCGGTATAGATGCCAGAATAATCTTTTACGGGCATGCAGGTACTGGTAAGACGATGACAGCATATTCACTTGCAAAATCACTAAAACGTCAAGTTCTAGCATTTGACTGTTCAAAGATTCTTTCTATGTATGTTGGTGAGAGTGAGAAAAATGTTCGTAAGATTTTTGATACATTTTATGATCTTTGTGAAAAAACAAAATCTGAACCTATCCTCCTTCTAAATGAAGCAGACCAATTTTTGAGTGCCCGTTCTAGTGGTGCAACAAGTGGATCAGAGCAGATGCATAACCAAATGCAAAATATATTTTTAGAACAGATTGAGAAGTTTAGAGGTATGTTAATAGCGACAACAAATCTGTTGGAAAATATAGATAAAGCATTCTCAAGACGCTTTAATTACAAGATAGAGTTTAAAAAACCTGATGAAGCGCAGAGACAACAGCTTTGGGAAATGATGCTACCTTCTGTAGCTCCGTATGATGAAAAGTTTGATGTTAAAGAACTTGCTAAATACTCTCTTACAGGCGGACAGATTAATCTAATCATAAAAAATACAGCATATAAAGTAGCTGTTACAGAAGAACCACTTTTTACTCTGGATGACTTCATAAGCGAGATAAAAAGAGAAAAAGATGCAAACTTCGACAGTGAAAAATCAATGGGGTTTTTAAATAAGTAAGAATTAAAATTAAGGTTGATATTATGCACAAAATATTAAATTTATATATTAAATTATTGAGTATAGTGTTTCTAACTTTCTTTTCTTTATTTGCAAATGACATAACGACCAAAGAAACAGTAAAAATTCAAAATACTAAACTTTTGCCTGTTATGCAGGAGTTTAAAAAATTTGTTAGTGAAGA
Protein-coding regions in this window:
- a CDS encoding ATP-binding protein — its product is MKILINFLQTKKIEESQIFAQLKCSVNEALMLQNLAKKYLEGQDDVLVLELLAELYEGDSFEHLSHLQEVKILLELGWLHQQSFTPVKISEVTPLELLNTAVGLTPSFLKLLQDGAADIELPDIKPYTDHLEYLQDQFFRIELYQKMSTIRQNVHEHSLGIDRVQHKLQLLEQRITQRVEQTAEKLVLDKFFKQKKLQPKEEVIFLALLREEYSATDSSLREMNTLIDLISLDEYDRIKNRSLLEDGSNLLNENIIDYEEMLNPFGGISRAFYIVDDVLQSIIHPQKNKKVRRLKLNALIEEQDIFELIEPETSLEDVVLAKETQTTLENLMRQVDKEVISRLVEWGIKDKKSGIDARIIFYGHAGTGKTMTAYSLAKSLKRQVLAFDCSKILSMYVGESEKNVRKIFDTFYDLCEKTKSEPILLLNEADQFLSARSSGATSGSEQMHNQMQNIFLEQIEKFRGMLIATTNLLENIDKAFSRRFNYKIEFKKPDEAQRQQLWEMMLPSVAPYDEKFDVKELAKYSLTGGQINLIIKNTAYKVAVTEEPLFTLDDFISEIKREKDANFDSEKSMGFLNK